In a single window of the Danio aesculapii chromosome 20, fDanAes4.1, whole genome shotgun sequence genome:
- the rwdd2b gene encoding RWD domain-containing protein 2B, with protein MNMTCSEEADAQLAEIELLISMFPSEEELQVDEISHAELRAYVDGSAHTPPTSRPQFSIMVKVENPAAGITMVCSYPTAYPKELPDITVRCAELIRSQQMQLHSDLNTFLTENCRGEVCVLPAVQWIKDNADSYFTKSAAFSEPKKEHALIQPKTTFTRLWIYSHHIYNKIKRKNILEWAKELNLSGFSMPGKPGIVCVEGLQSVCDEFWARLKVLTWKRIMIRHREDVPLDCSWTEERIESLRKFTLFHEAIFYPHGTKGNHMDLGQLYQFLNDKGCADIFQMYFGIKGQ; from the exons ATGAATATGACTTGCTCAGAGGAAGCAGACGCACAGTTGGCAGAGATAGAACTGCTGATAAGTATGTTTCCAAGTGAAGAAGAGTTACAAGTGGACGAGATCTCGCATGCAGAGCTCAGGGCTTATGTGGACGGCTCAGCTCATACTCCCCCAACCTCCAGACCCCAATTCAGCATCATGGTGAAGGTGGAGAACCCTGCA GCGGGCATTACAATGGTTTGCTCATACCCAACTGCCTACCCAAAAGAGTTGCCAGACATCACTGTCAG GTGCGCTGAGCTTATTAGATCACAGCAGATGCAGCTTCACTCCGATCTCAACACCTTCCTGACTGAAAACTGCAGAGGTGAAGTGTGTGTTCTTCCAGCTGTGCAGTGGATCAAAGACAATGCAGACTCATATTTCACTAAAAGTGCCGCTTTCAGTGAACCCAAGAAAGAACATGCTTTGATTCAGCCAAAAACAACATTCACTAGACTCTGGATTTACAGCCATCATATCTACAATAAGATCAAGAGGAAGAACATTCTGGAATGGGCAAAAGAGCTAAACCTTTCTGGTTTCAGCATGCCGGGAAAGCCTGGGATTGTCTGTGTAGAAGGTCTGCAGTCTGTTTGTGATGAGTTCTGGGCCAG gCTGAAGGTTTTGACATGGAAGAGAATTATGATTCGTCACAGAGAAGATGTCCCTTTAGACTGCAGCTGGACGGAGGAGAGGATTGAATCCCTCCGCAAGTTCACCCTCTTTCATGAAGCTATTTTTTACCCTCACGGGACCAAAGGAAACCACATGGACCTTGGACAGCTCTATCAGTTCCTTAATGACAAAGGATGTGCTGATATATTTCAGATGTACTTTGGTATTAAGGGTCAATGA